A stretch of DNA from Carya illinoinensis cultivar Pawnee chromosome 12, C.illinoinensisPawnee_v1, whole genome shotgun sequence:
atacgcAGACTTATTACCAATATTTGGGTATTGAAAGTCTCTCGTATTCTTCATATCTCAAgtatattttttacttactttttattattatttgttattttttactattatttaatattatcttattactttttcactactattcacaatacTTCTTAACACCAAAActcaagaataaataaaaacaagatcaTTTGTCTTTTGGGGTCTAGAGTGAAATATATAAAGGGTAATGCTATATTTACTGCTCCCTCTTACCGTTTTCACTTCTCGCTTGACATGGCATGTTGttgttttattatataaatatataaaaggtaAGTCTAACCCcaccccgccccccccccccccccccccccccaaacaaaaaATTCCCTCTTAATTCTTTAGAAGTCGAAAAATCCCTAACCCCCAATAAAATCAGTCATTTCCTCTGGCTCCTCTGTCAAACCTCCACCTGCATCCAATCAACGCGGCAAGAGACTTACATTTGCAACAGCAactaggaaaaacaaaaaagaaaaaccttgcatttaattattagttttttatttttatttttatagtaataGATAGAgttataagaaagaaaaatagagatataaataagaaggaaaaaaatggccttatataatgatatattatataatagtaaatagtaataaaaagcaGTGAAAAACAGGTGAAATGATAACATATTAAATAAAAGTAGAGTCATCTCCCTACTCAAACACAGCCGAATCTTTACCTTTTTCTTTAGCAAGATTCATGGCCTTGATTCCTCTGATGAAGGCGAGCATAGCAGCAGCCATTAACCAAATGGTACGAAGATCTGTGTTCCGAGTCCTAGTTGTTAAAGCAACTAATATAACCCTCCCCAGTCCCCTCTACCTTTGGTCTTccacaataatataaagaaacatAAGCCAACAGGCAACAGTTGCTAGCTATATTAACTCATGCACAGGAGAATACTCTTAAGACATTTCAAACAAGTATATTTGCAAGTACATTCTCCTAAGGTAACAGAAGATACAGCTGCATCTGATAACTATACAGGAGAGCAAATATGAGTTTATTGTGGGTACAATGTTTCCAATCTTGGGACATCAGaaactaagaaaagaaataaatactaCAAACAGCTCGATTCCAGTATAGGCTTTCTTTACTTGCCACCTCTACAAGAATTTCTCTATGCTAGTTGTCAATGTGGATTTGGGAACAGCACCAATAATTGCATCTTTTTTCTCACCATTCCTGAAGATTATGACAGTTGGGATGCTTCTAATTCCATATCGTGTGGCAACTGATGGGCTCTCATCAGTATTAACTTTGTAGCATTTGAGCTTCCCAGCATATTGCTTTGCCAGTTCATCAATGATAGGATGGATCATACGGCATGGCCCACACCAAGGGGCCCAGAATTCAACCAAAACAGGGAACTCAGAGTCTAGAACGAGCGACTGCCAATTTGCATCTGTCACAGCAGCCACTGCAATTGTCCAAATAACACAAAGTTTTAGTTTTGTTAAGAGTTTTGTCAAACCATCGAAAGAGACACTGATCAGCCATGGTTCAGAGTGCACAACACCAAAAGAGGAGAAGCAAACTTTCACTATTGCCAAAGATAGGCTACAAAGTCCTGCTTGCCTCAACTGTGTGAAGAGAACTTAGAGAAGAGTGTATGAAGGTAGCTATCAACTACTGAATTCTGTCAGTGGCGGGCCTGACTCCAGGGGACCGAAGCCAAATTTTATGGCAACCACTTGGatatgtttcaatttttttttggatgagtCACTTGGATGTCTCTAATCTATATCTGGTAAGATTCTTCCTCGccacaagccacataaaaactgTCTCCGTTTCCCTACAAAGTGATACCGCATGCCCAAGTCCTACTCCACTACCAGGTCCAGGTCGAACACTCGACTGAACAAGTATCGCTTCATGATATTCCTAAACCAGATCCCATAGAATACGCAAGTATTATCAAAATACTTCCCTACCAAGAAATTTATTTTACGTTCTTATTTATCGGAAGAAAATATTGCCTACTAATAAAATCTTCCTCTGTTCTATTCTCTCAGCTAATGAAACCCGGAAACAATTGAACTTTTCTGGCCACCGAAGGCGCTTCGAAGTAATAATTCGAAAGTATCACTATTTCTTCATCCAGAGTAGTCCCCGCAAAAATCAAAGGAACTAAACAGGAAAAAGAAACGTTACGAGAacaaatttaagttaaaagGGGGAACAGAAGCAATATGTTTGGTTGCTCAGAAAACATAAAAATGAGCAGAAATAATCTAACTTACGAAGTCTGAGATTAGTTCATTATCGCTTTACTCCGCTATGTCTTTTAACTCCGTAAAATTTCCAAACTTTCtatgattttcttttccttgccatacaaattaaacataattgaaaaaaaaggataaaagaaTCAAGCCAAGCAGGCCACTGGAGCACAGAATAATCCTGACCTTCGACAGCAGTGTCCTGAGCCTCGCACACGACTAGGCCACCACGACGAGCGAGTTGCGAACCCGAACTCGGGATCGGACTCGCCGAGCCAAAAGAGCGAGTTGAGAAACTCGGTCTTGCCCTGAGGCCTCCGAACCGGGGCAATCTACGGGCGGAGAGCGAAGAGGCCGCGATCGGAGAGATAGTAAGGGAGGGTAGAGTGGCGGCGCGAGGCACGATAAGGGATTCGAGCACGGTGGCCATGGCAATAGCAAATCAAAGCCCTACGAAGAGTGAGAAAGAATGGGTGTGAAGTGGAGGGTTTGGGATCTACGAGAATGcggggtgagagagagagagtagggtTTGGTGTTTTGGTGAGGGAATCGGGAATGGATGACAAGCGAGGTGGCAGTGGGGCACTTGCAAGGATGAGGGTGAGGAAATGGGTTACTCTCAGGTTAATTCTGCTGCAGTGCGGTCCGGTGCCCAATAGGATCAGGCCGCGTGGACTAAGGACCTTGCAAGGGAAAATACTTCATCAAAAAAGAtaacacaaaattaaaattaaactatgtgatacgttaaattgtaaaattaattttattaaaaaatatatataataaaaattataaaatcacattaatttatatatttattttatataatctctttatatatataacagttttcgtttttaaatgataaatccattataataatttttatcttaattataGCATTATATTAATGATTAATAATGCTATGCTatctatttatttcttattttaaactaaatatcttgagaattaaaattcaatattaatattcattatCTTTCCAAATATATAAGATTAGTAttgtttttttctcattatagaTCTTTCAcgtttcaaaatttctttttttctgagAAATAcgtatattattttaagataataTACAAAAGTTATATCGTTTTGTATATGCTTTTGAAAATCATTATATTTAATTGATCCAATCGAAATGGGCCGAAGGACATGGACATTTCGTCACCATCAAAGCCCAATTATTCTCCTtcgtttttttaaaaagaacaaaacttttttttttttttatcatattatttggTAGCCCACGCCCACGGTCCATCTACGGCCCTCTTTACATCTCCCCCCTTTCCCCCTCGGATTCTCGagtcacaaataaattttataaaaaaaaataaattataaattaactcaATTTGATATAATAGgtttgatctattttataataaaaataattttataatttaatataataaattaaatcacgacaaatttataataaaaatggtAATCTTAGGGAAAAAAAGGGTTAATACTCTAATAAATTCAACTTTAATTAACTATCTATAGTGGACGTGACTGTTTGACAGAGCCTGCCAGCCTACCTTTGACAAAGGTCTCCCATAATGTCCGCTATTATCTGAAGGCTAGGCGCCCATAATAGGAATCCACAGCCCATACAGGTTTGGACGCAGACGGTACTTAATCTCGGTTGGCACTCGGTTTTGGTTGTTTATAAAAAATCCCGAGTCGAAGCACGTACGTACAGACGTCCCTGGCTATCTAAAACATATGGCCGATCTTAATTTGTTCTCACAGTTTATTCCCATGGCCGATGGCAAGGTCGTTCCACCACGCTTTGCTACAgcactttcttctcctccttttcATTTTACAATAACTCTTGATCTCCCAACTTCCATCATTATGTGCATTAGCGTGATGTTGTTCTTCCTCATCCTTGCTCACATTCTACATGCTTTCTTTCAATGGCTGAAAGAGGTGAGGCCTGGGTATGATCTTGAAGAAGGAGAAGGAATTCATCGACAAGACATGAATGTTTCTAATCCAATATCTCATCCAGCTGCATTTTATCAAGCTATAGAAGAAAACAATGTCCGGGTGTTTGGAATATTAGATAGGTTTATGAGGGACGTAGGTGAAAGACGAGGGCAAAGGCTGAGGGCCTCAAAGAAACTGCCCACTTTGGTAAACTATGGAAGCCATGGTATAAAATCGGCCAGTTTTTGTAGTACTGATTGTGCCATCTGCTTGGAGGATTTTGCAGTTGGCGACTCATGTCAAGTTTTCCCAGTGTGCAATCACATTTTTCATTCCAATTGCATTGACCACTGGTTGAGAAATAAGATAACTTGTCCTGTTTGCCGCAATTGTGTTCTCTAGCAGGGCGTATGATCATCATGAGCTGCCTCTTCGTGTCCAGAGCCGCCAGTAAATaccaccaaaaaacaaaaaaaaaaaaaacaaaagaagaataagattgaagaagaacaagaaacaaACTCTAAACACctgtacattaatttatatatttaggcATTTTTTTCCCTGCTGTTCTTGTGTCGTTGGTCAGttgctttttcttttatgttttgagTCTTTGCATGCATGGACCATATTTTCACTTCTTTCGCAATGACCCGGCCAGCTACCATATATATCAACAAGACCCTTCGATACATTAAGATAGAAATTAAAGGCGAAGACGACCATCGCGATACTGTCTCAGCTTTTAACAATGACTGTGAatctatagagagagagagagagaaaaaggggggggggtGCTGCCAACAATCTCATGTGGTCTGGCCTATTGCTGCCATATCTGGATTGTTATAATAATGATTATTAATGATCGCGCACCGCGTCCAAGTACTGGAAAAATGGTATTTGTGCAACGTCCTATACTTGAATAGAATATATAGTTTGGCTGTTATTAATTAGATCTGCAATGTAATTAAACTAGAAAAACTAATTAGACTCTCTATCCTCTGGCTCTGATTCCTTCCTTCGAAGGGAGTTTTTGCAGCGTAGCTAAAAAGACGGCTTCCGCAGGTATTTTAGATTAATTCTACCATAATTTAACGTATTATTGTGTTCCGGCCTTAACCCATGCATGGATTGTTTTCTCGTCACCATCGACAATGTCAGCATGCATCATTGTTATAATTtatgttgtttccgatcatgaGTTGTTTTGCTGGCCATTGATAGATGACCAGGAGATCAGACTTTGCAGCATAGCATGCATGGCGATATTGTTGAAGAACAAGCAGAACTAAGGATTCATCAACTCGGATTCATTCTACATGCTTTTCGCATGCATGATTGCGATCCATGCATGAAGCTTTAGTCCGACCTAATTTTTTATAGAGTTTAAATGAAGATATAAAATGCAGAAAAATAGTTTAAGCGGCCAGAATATGAAACTGTGT
This window harbors:
- the LOC122289394 gene encoding RING-H2 finger protein ATL77-like, which codes for MDDKRGGSGALARMRVRKWVTLRLGAHNRNPQPIQVWTQTFIPMADGKVVPPRFATALSSPPFHFTITLDLPTSIIMCISVMLFFLILAHILHAFFQWLKEVRPGYDLEEGEGIHRQDMNVSNPISHPAAFYQAIEENNVRVFGILDRFMRDVGERRGQRLRASKKLPTLVNYGSHGIKSASFCSTDCAICLEDFAVGDSCQVFPVCNHIFHSNCIDHWLRNKITCPVCRNCVL
- the LOC122290503 gene encoding thioredoxin 1-like yields the protein MATVLESLIVPRAATLPSLTISPIAASSLSARRLPRFGGLRARPSFSTRSFGSASPIPSSGSQLARRGGLVVCEAQDTAVEVAAVTDANWQSLVLDSEFPVLVEFWAPWCGPCRMIHPIIDELAKQYAGKLKCYKVNTDESPSVATRYGIRSIPTVIIFRNGEKKDAIIGAVPKSTLTTSIEKFL